Proteins encoded by one window of Dyella humicola:
- a CDS encoding general secretion pathway protein GspK produces the protein MVHARAQRGVALLVVLWACTLLAILLGGYAMLARTEGLQARYMFAQTQAHYAAEAGLMRAIYAMQDPQQEQRWIADGRVYPFVFDGANVSVSVIDESGKVDLNAASPDVLQNLFRLAGMPDAKALDLAKNVVDWRSFAMTPAGAGLNSSAYAMAGRDYGPRHGPFASVEELQMVLGMDPAVYRTVAPQLTLWSGRPSPDPAKAQALALAATPPGMSLQQADAMVAARLATQAQPGLVVSQGVTHSIRSEATLADGTRAILRATVRLQVARNGTMPYAVLRWQEGDGE, from the coding sequence ATGGTCCATGCTCGGGCGCAGCGGGGCGTAGCCCTGCTGGTCGTGCTTTGGGCGTGCACGCTGCTGGCGATCCTGCTGGGCGGCTACGCCATGCTTGCGCGCACCGAAGGCTTGCAGGCGCGCTACATGTTCGCGCAGACCCAGGCGCATTACGCCGCCGAGGCCGGCTTGATGCGCGCCATCTACGCCATGCAGGATCCGCAGCAAGAGCAGCGCTGGATAGCCGATGGCCGCGTTTATCCGTTCGTGTTCGATGGCGCGAACGTCAGCGTCAGCGTGATCGACGAAAGCGGCAAGGTGGATCTCAACGCGGCCTCGCCGGATGTCTTGCAGAATCTCTTTCGCCTCGCCGGCATGCCGGATGCCAAAGCGCTGGATCTTGCGAAAAACGTGGTGGACTGGCGCAGCTTCGCCATGACCCCGGCCGGCGCTGGCCTCAACTCGTCGGCTTATGCGATGGCCGGCCGCGACTACGGCCCGCGGCATGGGCCCTTTGCCAGCGTGGAAGAACTGCAAATGGTGCTGGGCATGGATCCGGCGGTCTACCGTACGGTAGCGCCGCAGCTGACGCTTTGGTCAGGCCGGCCCAGCCCCGATCCCGCCAAGGCACAGGCGCTGGCGCTGGCTGCGACGCCTCCCGGCATGAGCCTGCAACAGGCGGATGCGATGGTGGCGGCGAGACTGGCCACACAAGCGCAGCCGGGCCTAGTAGTCAGTCAGGGAGTAACGCATAGTATTCGTTCGGAGGCTACGCTGGCCGACGGTACGCGCGCGATCCTTCGCGCCACAGTGCGTTTGCAAGTAGCTCGCAACGGCACCATGCCGTATGCGGTGCTGCGTTGGCAGGAGGGTGACGGGGAATGA
- a CDS encoding prepilin-type N-terminal cleavage/methylation domain-containing protein — MRPAASAAGARQQGARGFTLLEVLGALALLALLLLGVYSGVRTATQTVRSGEAAISRLDEVRSAQQFLRRELAQARAVPLAKASNGDPIYFSGDEHEMRFVASLPGYLGKLGPQLQQLKLVPNGKGGSRLEASFALMPPDGSAPRPLSEPEVLVDDIRGGSFSYRAPDTAQAKGDWRKHWDDSRVMPRIVRIALTLDGASSWPLLEAPLRVDPTATQGQVNLLQGLQPRSLQ; from the coding sequence ATGAGGCCGGCAGCAAGCGCCGCAGGCGCACGGCAGCAAGGCGCTCGCGGCTTTACGCTGCTGGAAGTGCTGGGTGCGCTCGCCTTGCTGGCGCTCCTGTTATTGGGCGTGTATTCGGGCGTGCGCACGGCAACGCAGACGGTGCGTTCCGGCGAAGCAGCCATCAGCCGCCTGGACGAGGTGCGCTCCGCCCAGCAATTCCTGCGCCGTGAGCTGGCGCAAGCACGTGCGGTACCGCTGGCGAAGGCCAGCAACGGCGACCCGATCTATTTCAGCGGCGATGAGCACGAAATGCGTTTCGTGGCGTCCTTGCCGGGCTATCTCGGCAAGCTCGGGCCGCAGTTGCAACAGCTGAAGCTGGTGCCCAATGGCAAGGGCGGTTCGCGTCTGGAGGCCAGTTTTGCGCTGATGCCGCCCGACGGCAGTGCGCCCCGTCCGTTGAGCGAGCCAGAAGTGCTGGTGGACGATATCCGTGGCGGCAGCTTCAGCTATCGCGCGCCCGACACGGCGCAAGCCAAGGGTGATTGGCGCAAACACTGGGACGATAGCCGCGTGATGCCGCGCATCGTGCGCATCGCCCTGACGCTGGATGGCGCCAGCTCGTGGCCGTTGCTGGAGGCTCCGTTGCGGGTCGATCCCACGGCCACCCAGGGCCAGGTGAACCTGCTGCAAGGCCTGCAGCCGCGGAGTCTCCAGTGA
- a CDS encoding prepilin-type N-terminal cleavage/methylation domain-containing protein yields MKRRVRGFSLLEVIAAILLLAIAFTALMKVAGGSISLARNAADHSEAALWARSRLDTVDIDTPLRLGSSDGRFDERYRWHLVVTPWSPGQVDPNAQLRMVKLDLDVFWGSRPRERSAHFSTLRVLTPPAANAP; encoded by the coding sequence ATGAAACGGCGGGTGCGCGGCTTCAGCCTGCTGGAAGTGATCGCGGCAATCCTGCTGCTGGCGATCGCATTTACCGCACTGATGAAAGTGGCAGGTGGTTCGATCAGCCTTGCACGCAATGCCGCTGATCACAGCGAGGCGGCGTTGTGGGCGCGAAGTCGGCTCGACACGGTGGATATTGACACGCCATTGCGGCTCGGCAGCAGCGATGGTCGCTTCGATGAGCGCTATCGCTGGCATCTGGTGGTAACGCCATGGAGCCCCGGCCAAGTCGACCCGAATGCGCAACTGCGCATGGTCAAGCTCGATCTCGACGTGTTCTGGGGCAGTCGTCCGCGTGAGCGCTCTGCGCATTTCAGCACGCTGCGCGTGTTGACTCCTCCAGCGGCGAATGCACCATGA
- the gspG gene encoding type II secretion system major pseudopilin GspG has translation MQQRTNRRLSTARGFTLLEMLAVIVLIGIIGAVVVTQVGKNVDKGKYGAGKAQLTTLSQKIENYALDNGAPPKQLQDLLVKPANARNWQGPYSKESELHDPWGHDFGYKYPGDHGSFDLIFYGQDGQPGGDGYNADVGNWQ, from the coding sequence ATGCAACAAAGGACCAACCGCCGACTTAGCACGGCACGCGGCTTCACCCTGCTCGAAATGCTGGCGGTGATCGTGCTGATCGGCATCATCGGCGCCGTGGTGGTGACCCAGGTGGGCAAGAACGTCGATAAGGGCAAGTACGGCGCGGGCAAGGCGCAACTCACCACGCTCAGCCAGAAGATCGAGAACTACGCGCTCGACAACGGCGCGCCACCGAAGCAACTGCAGGACCTGCTGGTGAAGCCGGCGAATGCGCGCAACTGGCAGGGCCCTTATTCGAAGGAGTCTGAACTGCACGATCCGTGGGGTCACGACTTTGGCTACAAGTACCCGGGCGACCATGGCAGTTTTGACCTGATTTTCTACGGTCAGGACGGACAGCCTGGCGGCGACGGCTATAACGCGGACGTGGGTAACTGGCAGTAA
- the gspF gene encoding type II secretion system inner membrane protein GspF, which produces MSQFRYRAISAAGETLQGQMEAASLEEVISRLQDQGHTPLDAQAAGADIGGSGLAALFRRGPFTGDQLAQFTHQLATLLGAGQPLDRALGILMELPEGERAKKLIERVRDRVRGGTPLSQALDEEHGVFPKLYISLVRAGEAGGSLEDTLHRLAEYLERSQQLRGSIINALIYPAFLMVGVLGSLLLLLAYVVPQFVPIFQDMQVPIPLITQVVLVVGNTLQSWWWLLLILLVMGVLVARARLRDPAMLLAWHARLLTLRVVGPLLLKVQTARIARTLGTLLKNGVPLLSALTIARQVTANRALDQALEQAAEQVKGGAGLSFSLAQSQRFPRLALQMVQVGEEAGQLDTMLLKVADTFELESRRAIDRLLAALVPALTIVMTVMVAIIMAAILLPLLSLTSNIQ; this is translated from the coding sequence GTGAGTCAGTTCCGCTATCGCGCGATCAGCGCTGCCGGTGAGACGCTGCAAGGGCAGATGGAGGCCGCCAGCCTCGAGGAAGTGATCAGTCGCCTGCAGGATCAAGGGCACACACCGCTGGACGCTCAGGCCGCGGGTGCCGACATCGGTGGCAGCGGTCTGGCGGCATTGTTCCGGCGTGGCCCTTTTACCGGCGACCAGCTCGCGCAGTTCACCCATCAGCTCGCCACCCTGCTCGGCGCCGGCCAGCCGTTGGATCGTGCGCTGGGCATTCTGATGGAGCTGCCCGAAGGCGAGCGCGCGAAGAAGCTCATCGAGCGTGTGCGTGATCGCGTGCGCGGCGGTACGCCGTTGTCGCAGGCGCTGGATGAAGAGCACGGCGTGTTTCCCAAGCTCTATATCAGCCTGGTGCGCGCGGGCGAGGCGGGCGGTTCGCTGGAGGACACGCTGCACCGGTTGGCCGAGTACCTTGAGCGTTCCCAGCAGCTGCGCGGCAGCATCATCAATGCGCTGATCTATCCGGCCTTCCTGATGGTCGGTGTGCTGGGTTCGCTGCTGCTGTTGCTGGCGTACGTGGTGCCGCAATTCGTGCCGATCTTCCAGGACATGCAGGTGCCGATTCCGCTGATTACCCAGGTGGTGCTGGTCGTGGGCAACACCTTGCAGTCGTGGTGGTGGTTGCTGCTTATCCTGTTGGTGATGGGCGTGCTGGTGGCGCGAGCGCGGCTGCGCGATCCGGCGATGCTGCTGGCATGGCATGCGCGCCTGCTCACCTTGCGTGTCGTCGGACCTCTCTTGCTGAAAGTGCAGACCGCGCGTATCGCACGCACGCTCGGCACCCTGCTGAAGAATGGCGTGCCACTGCTATCGGCGCTGACGATCGCGCGCCAGGTCACCGCCAATCGTGCTTTGGACCAGGCGCTGGAACAGGCAGCGGAACAGGTAAAGGGTGGCGCCGGCTTGAGCTTCTCGCTGGCGCAGTCGCAGCGCTTTCCGCGATTGGCCCTGCAGATGGTGCAGGTAGGCGAGGAAGCCGGCCAACTCGACACCATGCTGCTGAAGGTAGCCGACACCTTCGAACTGGAAAGTCGCCGCGCCATCGATCGTTTGCTGGCCGCGCTGGTGCCGGCACTGACCATCGTGATGACCGTGATGGTGGCGATCATCATGGCGGCGATCCTGCTGCCGTTGCTCAGCCTCACCAGCAACATTCAGTAA
- a CDS encoding PilN domain-containing protein: MSSATQPLRSQLDRARRAWRASPLPRFFAWWGGELMALLPHRWRVMFGSGPSWYLLKPAGDDWQLFRAGRADLPAQWSSQLDAADQQVAFADAVRGVDSEDLRVALCLTPAEVLRPRLTLPLAARDSLQQIGAFEMDRQTPFRAEQVRYDVRELNGPAPAGRFAAELVAVPRATLDPLLARLATSGLQVDAVDVAVEQDRLGVNLLPAELTPRRQHPRQRLNLALGAAAILLLVLALMQYVHNRESALAQMRTEVEGMRADAQQVAALRQQLQDNAGAAGFLAQRKARTVSALAVLQDISQRLPTTAWLERLSIDNSGQVGFQGQSPQAARLVDALKGSTVLTDANFQGTIQVDPSTGKERFYMVAQLRKNTEPKPKAPPAAMGGAP; this comes from the coding sequence ATGAGTTCGGCAACGCAGCCGCTGCGATCGCAGCTCGATCGCGCACGTCGCGCGTGGCGCGCATCGCCACTGCCACGCTTTTTTGCGTGGTGGGGTGGCGAGCTCATGGCCTTGCTGCCACATCGCTGGCGGGTGATGTTTGGCAGCGGCCCGAGCTGGTACCTGTTGAAGCCGGCGGGCGATGACTGGCAACTGTTTCGCGCCGGTCGCGCCGACCTGCCCGCGCAATGGAGCAGCCAGCTCGATGCGGCCGACCAGCAGGTGGCCTTCGCCGATGCCGTGCGTGGCGTCGATAGTGAAGACTTGCGCGTGGCGTTGTGCTTGACGCCTGCCGAGGTACTGCGTCCCCGCCTAACCCTGCCACTGGCGGCGCGCGACAGCCTGCAGCAGATAGGCGCTTTCGAAATGGACCGCCAGACGCCGTTCCGCGCCGAGCAGGTGCGCTACGACGTGCGCGAGTTGAATGGTCCCGCGCCGGCTGGTCGCTTCGCGGCGGAACTTGTGGCTGTGCCGCGGGCTACGCTGGATCCCCTGCTTGCGCGACTGGCTACCTCGGGGCTGCAGGTCGATGCCGTGGACGTCGCCGTCGAGCAGGATCGGCTCGGCGTCAACCTCTTGCCGGCGGAACTGACGCCACGTCGCCAGCATCCGCGCCAGCGACTGAACCTCGCTTTGGGCGCGGCCGCGATCCTGCTGCTGGTGCTGGCCTTGATGCAGTATGTGCACAACCGCGAAAGCGCATTGGCGCAGATGCGCACCGAAGTAGAAGGCATGCGTGCCGACGCGCAGCAAGTAGCCGCGCTGCGCCAGCAACTGCAGGACAACGCCGGTGCTGCCGGCTTTCTGGCCCAGCGCAAGGCGCGTACAGTGTCCGCGCTGGCCGTGCTGCAGGACATCAGTCAACGCCTGCCGACCACGGCGTGGCTGGAGCGCCTGAGCATCGATAACAGCGGCCAGGTCGGCTTCCAGGGACAAAGCCCGCAGGCCGCGCGTCTCGTCGATGCGCTGAAGGGCTCAACCGTACTGACCGACGCCAATTTCCAGGGCACCATCCAGGTCGATCCGTCGACGGGGAAAGAACGCTTCTACATGGTC
- a CDS encoding GspH/FimT family pseudopilin, with amino-acid sequence MAARRRLSRASSRGPRARHASRAAGFTLLEMLAVILLIGIAAAAVAVSVTQGLASARVSAASGELAAALRATRAQAIVHGEERSFDVDTRANTYRPAGGEVVRLPSGMRVGITSAQEDQVNATTGRIRFFPDGSSTGGHVTLQRERRRWQVNVSWLTGAVSVADTSAKL; translated from the coding sequence ATGGCCGCCCGTCGTCGTTTGTCGCGTGCCTCTTCGCGCGGACCGCGCGCTCGCCACGCATCACGCGCGGCCGGTTTCACCTTGCTGGAAATGCTGGCGGTAATCTTGCTGATCGGGATCGCCGCCGCCGCCGTTGCGGTGTCGGTGACGCAGGGCCTGGCGAGTGCGCGCGTGAGTGCGGCGAGTGGGGAATTGGCGGCAGCCTTGCGGGCGACGCGCGCGCAGGCCATCGTGCATGGCGAAGAGCGCAGTTTCGATGTGGACACACGCGCCAATACCTACCGGCCCGCCGGTGGCGAAGTGGTGCGTTTGCCATCGGGCATGCGTGTCGGCATCACCAGCGCGCAGGAAGACCAGGTCAATGCCACTACCGGGCGCATCCGGTTTTTTCCGGATGGCAGTTCTACAGGTGGTCACGTCACGCTGCAGCGTGAGCGTCGACGCTGGCAAGTCAACGTGTCCTGGTTGACCGGCGCCGTCAGCGTGGCCGATACGAGCGCGAAGCTATGA